In uncultured Bacteroides sp., the following proteins share a genomic window:
- a CDS encoding tetratricopeptide repeat protein, with amino-acid sequence MIKKFIIFLLLFPAVVSAQINTERVMAIGRNALYFEDYVLSIQYFNQVVSAKPYLYEPYFFRALAKINLDDYQGAEVDCSAAIERNPFVVNAYQMRGLSRIKQNKFDGAIEDYTKALSYDPENVGVWHNLALSKISKKDYKGAESDLSKLIALSPQYTKAYLMRAEVSLKQKDTIMAMKDYDLALSVDKYDADVWSSRAAIKLQQGKYKEAETDYDQATYLNTKNSGNYINRALARFHQNKLQGALEDYDIALDIDPNNFIGHYNRGLLRAQVGDDNRAIDDFNFVIKMEPDNMMAVFNRGILRKQTGDFRGAIKDFTNVIKVHPNFLAGYYNRAEARRRIGDIKGADLDEFKVMKTQLDKRFGTGKGKKSAKSDKTRKKSDKDMENYSKIVVADDSESDQKYKSEYRGKVQDKNVEIRLEPMFALTYYEKSSEIKRDLKYHKYIDDLSNSGAVPKRLIITNMESPLTEKQAKNHFASIDERTSEIVKHPNDAAKRFARSLDFYLVQDFTNAIEDLTQAINCNSSFFPAYFNRSLIRWKQLDYEKSEEEKDAAEAQSVAKKIDVKVPEYNIVKSDLDKVIQLAPDFVYAYYNRGNVLCMLKDYRSALTDYDKAISLDPNFAEAYFNRGLTNIFSGNNKKGISDLSKAGELGIVSAYNVIKRFTEQKQ; translated from the coding sequence ATGATAAAGAAATTTATAATATTCCTTTTGTTATTCCCGGCTGTTGTTTCTGCTCAGATTAATACAGAACGCGTAATGGCGATTGGCCGAAATGCATTATATTTTGAAGACTATGTTCTTTCCATTCAGTACTTTAATCAGGTTGTGAGTGCGAAACCATATTTGTATGAGCCCTACTTTTTTCGTGCTCTTGCTAAAATAAACCTTGACGATTATCAAGGAGCAGAAGTTGATTGCTCGGCAGCAATAGAACGAAATCCGTTTGTTGTTAATGCATATCAAATGAGGGGATTATCTCGGATTAAACAAAATAAGTTTGATGGTGCTATTGAAGATTATACTAAGGCTTTGAGTTATGATCCTGAAAACGTAGGCGTTTGGCATAATCTGGCTCTTAGTAAAATCTCCAAAAAGGACTATAAAGGGGCTGAAAGTGATTTATCAAAATTGATCGCCCTCTCGCCTCAGTATACTAAAGCTTATTTGATGAGAGCGGAGGTTTCTTTGAAGCAAAAGGATACTATAATGGCAATGAAAGATTATGATTTGGCGTTGAGCGTTGATAAATATGATGCCGATGTATGGTCATCACGTGCTGCAATTAAACTTCAACAGGGTAAATATAAGGAGGCTGAAACTGATTATGATCAGGCAACTTATCTTAATACAAAAAACTCTGGCAATTACATTAACAGGGCATTGGCTCGTTTTCATCAGAATAAATTGCAAGGTGCTTTAGAGGATTATGATATAGCACTGGATATTGACCCTAATAATTTTATAGGTCATTATAATCGTGGACTTTTACGTGCACAGGTAGGGGATGACAACCGGGCGATAGATGATTTTAACTTTGTTATAAAGATGGAACCTGATAATATGATGGCTGTCTTTAACAGGGGAATTCTTCGTAAACAGACCGGAGATTTCCGTGGAGCAATAAAGGATTTCACTAACGTTATTAAGGTGCATCCAAATTTCCTGGCTGGGTATTATAATCGCGCTGAAGCAAGACGACGAATTGGTGATATAAAAGGAGCCGATCTGGATGAATTTAAAGTAATGAAAACGCAGCTTGATAAAAGATTTGGCACTGGTAAGGGAAAGAAGAGTGCTAAATCTGATAAAACGCGTAAGAAATCTGATAAGGATATGGAGAATTATAGTAAGATTGTCGTTGCCGACGATTCTGAATCCGATCAGAAATATAAAAGTGAATATCGCGGAAAAGTACAGGATAAGAATGTGGAAATAAGACTGGAACCGATGTTTGCATTAACGTATTATGAAAAATCCAGTGAAATAAAACGGGATTTGAAATATCATAAATATATTGATGATTTAAGCAATTCGGGAGCTGTGCCTAAACGGCTTATTATAACTAATATGGAATCGCCGCTTACAGAAAAGCAAGCTAAAAATCATTTTGCATCTATTGATGAGCGTACTTCAGAAATTGTAAAACATCCAAATGATGCGGCAAAACGTTTTGCACGCTCACTGGATTTTTATCTGGTTCAGGATTTTACCAATGCTATTGAAGATTTAACGCAGGCTATAAATTGTAACAGTTCTTTCTTCCCTGCTTATTTTAATCGTTCATTGATAAGATGGAAACAGTTGGATTACGAGAAATCAGAAGAAGAAAAAGATGCGGCGGAAGCACAGAGTGTCGCAAAAAAGATAGATGTAAAAGTACCTGAGTATAATATTGTAAAATCAGACCTGGACAAAGTTATTCAGTTGGCTCCGGATTTTGTTTACGCCTATTATAATCGTGGAAATGTGCTTTGTATGTTGAAAGACTACCGCTCTGCTTTAACTGATTATGATAAGGCTATTTCTCTGGATCCGAATTTTGCAGAAGCATATTTTAATAGAGGACTAACAAATATCTTTTCAGGGAATAATAAGAAAGGTATTTCTGATCTTAGTAAAGCCGGTGAACTTGGAATTGTTTCCGCATATAATGTGATTAAGCGTTTTACAGAACAAAAACAGTAA